Proteins encoded within one genomic window of Nitrospina gracilis 3/211:
- a CDS encoding response regulator transcription factor, with protein sequence MDHSILLIDDEEILRKTLSDDLEEEGFHVTTAVNGEEGLEQFKTQHPDLVIVDLIMEGMNGIQVSQEIKKLQPNAPIMILTGHGTLESAIDALKLKVQDYILKPVKRDELLSKINNCLDNLLPRRTLKNRKPAYSQNLQLEKVGLTKRQREVASLASQGYNDEEIAQVLKISVFTVKFHLKKAFKKLNIHKRVELILSSN encoded by the coding sequence ATGGACCACTCTATCCTTCTCATCGACGATGAAGAAATCCTGCGCAAAACTTTGAGCGACGACCTTGAAGAAGAAGGTTTTCACGTCACAACGGCGGTCAATGGCGAGGAAGGACTGGAGCAGTTCAAGACCCAGCACCCGGATTTAGTGATTGTAGACTTGATCATGGAGGGCATGAACGGCATTCAGGTTTCCCAGGAAATTAAAAAATTGCAGCCGAATGCGCCAATCATGATTTTAACGGGGCATGGCACCCTGGAGTCGGCCATCGATGCGTTGAAATTGAAGGTGCAGGATTACATCCTCAAACCCGTGAAGCGTGACGAGCTTCTTTCCAAAATCAACAATTGTCTTGATAATTTGCTTCCCCGGCGGACTCTCAAAAACCGCAAACCCGCATACAGTCAAAACCTGCAGCTGGAGAAAGTCGGACTCACCAAACGTCAACGGGAAGTGGCCAGCCTGGCCAGCCAGGGTTATAACGACGAGGAAATCGCACAGGTTCTCAAAATCAGCGTGTTCACAGTTAAATTCCACCTGAAGAAGGCGTTCAAGAAACTGAACATCCACAAACGGGTGGAACTGATCCTGTCGTCCAACTGA